The following proteins are co-located in the Sphingomonas panacis genome:
- the surE gene encoding 5'/3'-nucleotidase SurE, which translates to MRILLSNDDGIHAPGLAVLERIARTLSDDVTVVAPIEEQSGKGRSLTLTEPVRLRAFGEKRWAVTGTPTDAVMIALAEIMKDAKPDLILSGVNRGANLGEDVSYSGTVAAAMEGAHAGIRSIALSQRYAGSGLGDAVTFAAAEAWGERVLRTLVDTPFAPRTLVNVNFPPVAAEDVQGIRVVAQGMRDYGRLQLDRRTDPRGFDYYWLRLGRIPHTPTEATDLEAIEHGHITVTPLHLDLTHRASLAMLGERFQ; encoded by the coding sequence ATGCGTATCCTGCTCTCCAACGATGACGGCATCCACGCGCCCGGCCTCGCCGTGCTCGAACGGATCGCGCGCACGCTCTCCGACGACGTCACGGTCGTCGCACCGATCGAAGAGCAATCGGGCAAGGGCCGCTCGCTCACGCTCACCGAGCCGGTGCGGCTGCGCGCGTTCGGCGAGAAGCGCTGGGCGGTCACCGGCACGCCGACCGACGCGGTGATGATCGCGCTCGCGGAGATCATGAAGGACGCCAAGCCAGACCTGATCCTGTCGGGCGTCAACCGCGGCGCCAATCTCGGCGAGGACGTCAGCTATTCGGGCACCGTCGCCGCCGCGATGGAAGGCGCGCATGCCGGCATCCGCTCGATCGCGCTCAGCCAGCGCTATGCCGGCAGCGGCCTCGGCGACGCCGTCACCTTCGCAGCGGCGGAAGCCTGGGGCGAGCGCGTGCTGCGCACGCTGGTCGACACGCCGTTCGCGCCGCGCACCTTGGTCAACGTCAACTTCCCGCCGGTCGCGGCGGAGGACGTGCAGGGCATTCGCGTCGTCGCCCAAGGGATGCGCGACTACGGTCGGCTCCAGCTCGACCGCCGCACCGATCCGCGCGGCTTCGACTATTACTGGCTTCGGCTCGGGCGGATCCCCCACACGCCGACGGAGGCGACCGATCTCGAAGCGATCGAGCACGGCCACATCACCGTCACCCCGCTGCATCTCGACCTGACACATCGCGCCTCGCTCGCTATGCTCGGCGAACGGTTCCAATAA
- the cysD gene encoding sulfate adenylyltransferase subunit CysD has protein sequence MPVESLTHLQRLESEAIHILREVVAEAEKPVMLYSVGKDSAVMLHLAKKAFYPSPPPFPLLHVDTTWKFQEMYKLRDRAAAEAGMELLVYQNPEAREKGINPFDHGPLHTDMWKTEGLKQALDLYGFDAAFGGARRDEEKSRAKERIFSFRTASHRWDPKAQRPELWHLYNARKARGESMRVFPISNWTELDIWQYIQLEGIEIVPLYFAAPRPTVERDGLLLMVDDARFRLNPGEVPVERSIRFRTLGCYPLTGAVESSAKTLPEVIQEMLLTTTSERQGRAIDKDGGDASMEKKKQEGYF, from the coding sequence ATGCCCGTGGAATCCCTGACTCATCTGCAACGCCTCGAATCCGAAGCGATCCACATCCTGCGCGAAGTGGTCGCGGAAGCCGAGAAGCCGGTGATGCTCTATTCGGTCGGCAAGGATTCGGCGGTGATGCTGCATCTGGCGAAGAAGGCCTTCTACCCTTCGCCCCCACCCTTCCCGCTTCTCCACGTCGATACGACGTGGAAATTCCAGGAAATGTACAAGCTGCGCGACCGGGCGGCGGCGGAGGCGGGCATGGAATTGCTCGTCTATCAGAACCCCGAGGCGCGCGAGAAGGGGATCAACCCCTTCGACCACGGCCCCTTGCACACCGATATGTGGAAGACCGAAGGGTTGAAGCAGGCGCTCGACCTGTACGGTTTCGACGCGGCGTTCGGCGGCGCGCGGCGCGACGAGGAGAAGAGCCGCGCCAAGGAACGCATCTTCTCGTTCCGCACAGCCTCACACCGCTGGGACCCCAAGGCGCAGCGCCCCGAACTGTGGCACCTCTACAACGCGCGCAAGGCCAGGGGCGAGAGCATGCGCGTGTTCCCGATCTCGAACTGGACCGAACTCGATATCTGGCAGTACATCCAGCTTGAGGGCATCGAGATCGTGCCGCTCTATTTCGCCGCGCCCCGCCCCACCGTCGAGCGTGACGGGCTGCTGCTGATGGTCGACGACGCGCGCTTCCGCCTCAACCCCGGCGAGGTGCCCGTGGAGCGCTCGATCCGTTTCCGCACGCTCGGCTGCTACCCGCTCACCGGCGCGGTCGAGAGTAGCGCGAAGACGTTGCCGGAAGTGATCCAGGAAATGCTGCTCACCACCACCAGCGAACGCCAGGGCCGCGCGATCGACAAGGACGGCGGCGATGCGAGCATGGAGAAGAAGAAACAGGAGGGGTATTTCTGA
- a CDS encoding M23 family metallopeptidase, with amino-acid sequence MGWIRGRSRTAASLVVLLPALAACIPQGAAPNPDATRYRPRQTMPERQDAPPPSGPPRYEPYRIDEGVAALPAPRPAWQARPVNADAKPIDTTTYVVRPGDTLRAVADRTGAGAEAIARANGLTVPFMIRAGQRLSIPGGRYHLVRSGETGIAIARAYGIDWSRIVTANGLSEPYTLRAGMRVLIPGATPGSSSAAERAAAFRLDVDDLITGSAPALASNQRPAPPSRSARRVLAPTEAISEPSRLRGVFGWPAQGRIVARFGPSGASGERFNGIKIAVPVGTPIHAAADGVVAYAGSEVPTLGGLVIVKHGDGWTTVYGHASRLLVQRGQAVKRGQTIALSGDTGLADRPELHFEMRKGRTPVDPIAQLPRS; translated from the coding sequence ATGGGGTGGATTAGGGGTCGGTCGCGCACTGCGGCGTCGTTGGTCGTTCTCCTGCCGGCACTGGCCGCCTGTATCCCGCAAGGCGCAGCGCCCAATCCCGACGCCACGCGCTACCGCCCAAGGCAAACCATGCCCGAGCGGCAGGATGCTCCGCCCCCCAGCGGCCCGCCGCGCTACGAACCGTACCGCATCGACGAAGGCGTCGCCGCGCTCCCCGCGCCGCGGCCGGCATGGCAGGCGCGTCCGGTCAACGCCGATGCGAAGCCGATCGACACCACCACCTATGTCGTGCGCCCCGGCGACACGCTGCGCGCGGTCGCGGACCGCACCGGCGCCGGCGCCGAAGCGATCGCGCGCGCCAATGGCCTCACCGTGCCGTTCATGATTCGCGCGGGCCAGCGGCTGTCGATCCCCGGCGGGCGCTATCACCTCGTCCGCTCGGGCGAGACCGGCATCGCCATCGCACGCGCCTATGGCATAGACTGGTCGCGGATCGTCACCGCCAATGGCCTCAGCGAACCCTATACCTTGCGCGCCGGCATGCGCGTGCTGATCCCCGGAGCCACGCCCGGCAGCAGCAGCGCGGCGGAACGCGCCGCCGCCTTCCGCCTCGATGTCGACGATCTCATCACCGGCAGCGCCCCGGCGCTCGCCAGCAACCAGCGCCCTGCCCCGCCCTCACGCTCGGCGCGCCGCGTCCTCGCGCCGACCGAGGCGATCAGCGAGCCGTCGCGGCTGCGCGGGGTGTTCGGCTGGCCAGCGCAGGGCCGAATCGTCGCGCGCTTCGGCCCCAGCGGCGCGAGCGGCGAGCGCTTCAACGGCATCAAGATCGCGGTCCCGGTCGGCACGCCGATCCACGCCGCCGCCGACGGCGTGGTCGCCTATGCCGGCAGCGAGGTGCCGACGCTCGGTGGCCTCGTCATCGTCAAGCACGGCGACGGCTGGACGACCGTCTACGGCCACGCCAGCCGGCTGCTCGTCCAGCGCGGCCAGGCGGTCAAGCGCGGCCAGACGATCGCGCTTTCGGGCGACACCGGGCTGGCCGACCGGCCCGAACTTCACTTCGAAATGCGCAAGGGCCGCACCCCGGTCGATCCGATCGCGCAATTGCCGCGATCGTAA
- a CDS encoding flavin reductase family protein produces the protein MSTSFDNTTFRRVLGHYPTGVCVVTAVEEDGTPIGMVVGSFTSVSLDPPLVAFFPDRKSTSWPRIEKVGKFCVNVLAADQEALCRQFSARGADKFAGISHRTSANGSPILDGVVAWIDCNLDVVHEAGDHYIVLGRVIALEVEAPSAPLLFFQGSYGAFSVLEPSVTP, from the coding sequence GTGAGCACCAGTTTCGATAACACCACCTTCCGCCGCGTGCTGGGACATTATCCCACCGGCGTCTGCGTCGTTACCGCTGTCGAGGAAGACGGCACGCCGATCGGCATGGTGGTCGGCTCGTTCACCTCGGTGTCGCTCGATCCGCCTTTGGTGGCGTTCTTCCCCGATCGCAAATCGACGAGCTGGCCGCGCATCGAGAAGGTCGGCAAGTTCTGCGTCAACGTGCTCGCCGCCGATCAGGAGGCGCTGTGCCGGCAATTCTCCGCGCGCGGGGCGGACAAGTTCGCCGGCATCTCGCACCGCACCTCGGCCAACGGTTCGCCGATCCTCGACGGGGTGGTGGCGTGGATCGACTGCAACCTCGATGTCGTCCACGAGGCGGGCGACCATTATATCGTGCTCGGCCGCGTGATCGCGCTGGAAGTGGAGGCGCCGAGCGCGCCGTTGCTGTTCTTCCAGGGGAGCTATGGGGCGTTTTCGGTGCTGGAGCCGTCGGTTACTCCTTGA